Genomic segment of Phycisphaerales bacterium AB-hyl4:
ATCGGCGTTGTGCGCACCTACTGAGTGCACCCGTTCCCTCTACCGCCCCGCGTGCTGTTGGCATACCTTCCCCCACGTCGCTTGCGGCTTGGCGTCCTCAACCCGGAAGAACCAGGCATGAAGATCACCGGTGCTGCGACCGTTTTACCCGTGCGCGACCTCGAAGCTTCGCTGCGGTTTTTCATCGATCACCTCGGATTCGCCGAGGAGTTTCGCTTCGGGAATTACGCCGGCGTTCAGTGCGAGCGCCTAATGTTGCATCTTTCACAACAGGGCAATCCCAATACCGCTGAGCCGGGCACGGGCTGCGTCTATGTGTTCTGCGACGAGGTGGATCAGTGGTATGCCCAACTCAATGCCGCAGGCGTCCGAACCGATGGGCCGCCGGAGACCTACCCCTACGGCATGCGCGACTTTCTCGTGTTCGACCCCGACGGCAACCAAATCAGCTTCGGCTGCCCGGTTAAAGAAGACTGACAGTGGCGGAGTTACCCACATTGCCGAAGCCCACGGCGTGACGCCGTGGGCTTCGCTATGCAATCGTGCA
This window contains:
- a CDS encoding bleomycin resistance protein, which gives rise to MKITGAATVLPVRDLEASLRFFIDHLGFAEEFRFGNYAGVQCERLMLHLSQQGNPNTAEPGTGCVYVFCDEVDQWYAQLNAAGVRTDGPPETYPYGMRDFLVFDPDGNQISFGCPVKED